In Cyclobacteriaceae bacterium, the DNA window TGATGCGCATCTGAAGATTAAAGAATTCAACATTGGAAAGATCCTTCGCCAGGATAGCACAATGGGAGTTGTTGATCTTAATGCTGATCTGAAGGGTTCAGGAGTGAAGATGGATGAGCTTAACGCAGCGATTGATCTGATTGTTAATAAATTCCAATTTAACGATTATGAGTACCGGGATTTTAAGTTGAAAGGTTCTGTAAATAAGTATCTCTTTTCGGGAAACGCATCTTTAAAAGATAAGAACCTTGATCTTGAACTAAACGGTGATCTTGATTATAAGGAGAAGATGTACAAGCTGATTCTGGTAGTAGCCAATGCTGATTTTCAGGCGTTGCACCTTTCCAAAGATCCATTGAAAGCCCGCGCGACCATTGATGTAAACCTTGTCACTTCTGATTTTAAGGTTATAAACGGCAAAATCGATATTAGAAAGTTTGCCATTTTCAATGGAAAAAAACTTTACATGGTTGATTCTTTACTGGTTGCTTCTATTGATCAGAAGGGGACCAGCAATTTTACAGTGCGATCCGATATTGTTACAGGAGATTTTAAAGGAACTTTCAACCTATTCAGTCTTCCGGTTGTGCTTCGTCAGCATTTTAATCAGTACTTCTCACTTCAGGATGAGAAAATAAAACCATTTAAAGAACCAACTAATTTTCAGTTTGATCTTGTTATTAAAAACACTGATCTGTTAACAGAAATTATCTTTCCGGAACTGAGTTCTTTTACTCCAGGGAAGATCAGTGGCTATTTTAATAGTGAAACAGATTCCATGCGACTGGAGGCGAATCTCTCAAAGATCAAATATTCTACGACAGGATTAGATACCCTTGAACTTAGAGTTGTTTCCAACAAGAAGAATCTGAAGTATAGAGTCAGACTAAAGAATATTACGATTGACACCATACACGTCGATGATTTTCAATTGATTGGGAGAATTGAACACGATTCCATTCACACAAGCCTTCAGATACTCGATTCAGTGGCACAGAAAAAGTATGTTCTGGGTGGAATTATAAAAAGTCAGGGAGACAAGTTTCGCTTCCATTTCATGCCCTATCTGGTAATGCTCAATTATGTTTATTGGGATGTACCCGATGACAACTATCTCGACTTCGGATCCGGACAGATTGTGGCTAATAATTTCAATATTTTCAGCGAGAAGCAAAAGATCTCATTGATCACCGATCAGAAGGCTTCTACCATCGCACTGGAGTTTGAGAATCTGCAGCTAGCGAATTTCACACGTATTATTGCCGGCACTGTCCCTGCCAGCGGAATTTTGGATGGCAATTTTAAGGTGACAACCGTTCAGCAGGGAAATTTCAACTCAAAACTTTATATCCATGATCTTACTATCCTGGGTAAGCCCTGGGGTGAAGTAACGTTTACCGTGGATCATGTTAAGGATCGCTATAATCTAGAGATGCTTGTCAAAAGTGAGAAGACAAATTTCAGGACGACTGGTTATTACATTTCAAAGCCTACGGATTCTGAGTTTAATCTTGAAGCTAATTTCAGTCCGCTGGATTTGAAAACCGTAGAGCCATTTACGTTTGGTAAATTCCAGGATATGAAAGGTGATATCGTTGGAACTTTGACGATTACAGGAACAACCGCTAAGCCATCGATTCGTGGTGATCTGAATTTCAAGGATGCATCCTTTATTGCAAAGGACCTTAACAGCGCATTCACACTGCAAAATGAAAAAATCTCTTTTCAGAGTTCCGGAATCTCTTTCAACAACTTTACTATTAAAGATGAAAAAGGTCAGGAGGCGGTTATCAGAGGCTCCATTTTAACAAAAGAGTACAAAGACTTTGACTTCAATCTTCGCGTCACTTCTGCGAATTTCCAGATTCTCAATACACCTGAAGATAACAGCAAACCATTTTATGGTGTGGCAAGAATCAATACTGATATTAAGCTGACGGGAAACGTTAATCAGCCGGTAGGAGTAATGAAGGCGTCTTTCAGCGATGATACCAACGTTACCTATGTGGTGCCGCAAAGTGAGAAGACGATCCTTGAGCAAAAGGATATTATTCAATTTACGGATCGTGATGCAGTGAATGATCCATTTCTGGCTACTATTCATCTGGAAGACACAGTGCGGTCAGAAGAGATTATTAAAGGAATTGATTTGACTGCAAATCTGGAGCTAAGGGGTAAGGAGACTCTCAATATTGTGATTGATCCGATTACGGGTGATAAATTATCGGTTCAGGGAAACTCAACGCTTATTCTGACCAGGAGCCCAGCAGGTGATATGAGTTTGTCCGGAAGATATGAGGTGACAAAGGGTACATATAATTTCTCTTTCTATAAACTTGTTAAGAGAGAGTTTACTATAGAGAAAGGAGGTTCTATCAGCTGGAGCGGTGATCCATTAAAAGCTGATCTTGACATCAGGGCCAGCTATACTGTTGAGACTTCGCCAGTCGAGCTCATATCAAATCAGGTTTCAGGTACAGATGCCACCAGCTTTAAGCAGGTATTGCCTTTCCTGGTATATCTTAACATAAAAGGACAGATACTCACCCCGCAGATCAGTTTCTCTCTTGACATGCCGGACAATAAGAAGAATGCGTTTGGCGGTGCAATTTATTCCAAGCTCCAGGACATTAATACACGGGAATCAGATCTTAACAAGCAGGTCTTTGCATTATTGATTCTAAAAAGATTCATTGCCGACAATCCACTTGAAAATTCTTCAAACACCGGCATCGCAAACACTACGCGCCAAAGTGTGAGTCGTATTCTTTCCGATCAGCTTAACCGCCTTGCAGAAAATGTAAAGGGAGTTCAGCTAAATCTTGATATAAAATCGTCTGAAGACTACAATGCTGGTCAGGCTCAGGGACAAACAAAAGTTCAGCTTGGGGTTACCAAAAATCTTTTAAATGATCGCCTTGTGGTAAAACTATCCGGTAACGTGGATATTGAAGGACAGAACACAAATGCCAAAGGAGACGCAACTGATTATATAGGGGATCTTGCCCTGGAATATAAGATTACAGAAGATGGACGTTTAAGGATAACAGGATTCAGAAACAGTAATTATGATATGATCTCTGGTGAGCTTACAGAAACTGGCGCGGGACTAATATTTATCAAGGATTACAATACATTGAAAGAATTATTTAAGCCGAATGCGAAGATCAAGTAACATATCATTTGAGCAGTTAATCAGGTATACCTTAACCTTTTGTGTTGGGATAGCGGGACTATTGTTACTGGAAGGATGTAATGCGACCAAATTCTTAAAAGAAGGAGAGAGTTTCTATGCAGGTGCAGAAATTAAGATCATTCCGCAAGGTGATGTTCCGAATCAAAAGCGAATTGTAACAAATCTTGAAACATTCATTACTCCTGAGCCCAACGCAAAAATTTTGGGTCAGCGAACTTCAGTGTGGTTCTATTATATCGCAGGAACTCCAAAGAAAAAAGGCTTGAGGTATTTTATAAAAAACAAGCTCGGATCTCCTCCTGTATTGATTAAGGATGCAACTCCAGTCAAAACGGCTACGCTTTTGGAAGGAAGATTGAACACAGATGGATATTTCCGCTCAACTGTTAGCAGCAAAGTCGAGACCAAAAAGAAAGAAAGTAAGGTGATCTATACGGTCATGCTTCAGCCACCTTACAGACTTCGCAAAATCCGATATCTGGCATTCGACTCTACCAGCACTATTGGTAAAGCAATTAAGGAGCAGCAATTACTAAAGTCAAAACAACGCTATAGGTTAGAGCGATTACAAGCCGAGCAACAGCGGATTGAAGATGTTGTAAAGGATCATGGATTGTTTTTCTTCGATAGCCGCTATCTTTTATTTGATGGAGATAGCACGGTAGGCAAGAAAAGTGTGGATGTAGATCTGATCTTTAAGAAGGGAATGCCGGACAAGTCAATCCGAAGGTATAGGGTTACCGAGATCAATGTTTATCCGAATTATACACTGGACAATGACACTCTGAAGACGACGGCGGATACAACGCGGGTTAATGGTTATAATTATATTGACAATCAACATAATTTCCGACCTGAGATCATTACGAATGTTATTAATCTGAAACCGGATAGTTTGTATCGAAGTGTCAATGAAGAATATTCGCTGGTTCACTTAATGGGACTTCAGACTTTCAAGTATGTTAATATCAAGTTTGTCGAAAGCAAGAGAGATTCAGCTGCACTGACCGCTAATATTTATATGACACCGCTACTTAAGAAGTCAATTCGTGTTCAGGTGCAGGGTGTCTCCAAGTCCAATAACTTTGTGGGCCCGGGTTTTCAGTTCACATTTACAAACAGGAATATCTTCAAAGGCGCAGAGTTGTTCCAGTTTAAGCTTCATTCAGCATATGAGGTACAAATCAGTCGTCAGCAGGATACGCCTTTGAATTCATTTGAAGTAGGAGGGGAGGCAAGCTTGTCCGTACCGAGATTCATTACACCCATTCATGTTCGGTACGGATCACAGAAATATCTGCCTGCCACTCAATTTAAGGTAGGATATACTTTTCAGGAACGCCTTCAGTATTTCAGTTTAACAACATTTAATGTGGGCTATGGATACATCTGGCGTGAAACGGCCCTTAAGACTCATGAGCTATTCCCTGTAGATATCAGTTTTGTGGAATCAGGGAACAGGTCGGATGCTTTCAATGAGCTTCTTAAACAAAATCCTGTACTGGCTAATTCTTTTCAAAATCAGTTTATCCTTGGAACGAAATACTCATTCACACTTAACACCCAGTTTACGGAGGATGTAGAAGAGAAATTCAGGCTCATTGCCAAAAAGAAAAGCAACTTCTATTTCAAAGGGACAATTGATGTTTCGGGAAATGCTCTTCATGCTTTGCAAAGAATGAGTGACTCCAAAGAGGATACTTTCAAGATCATTGGATCGCCATATTCTCAGTACTTAAAGGCAGATATAGATTTTCGATATTATCTGGAAACAGGAAGAAGAAGCAGGATTGCCACAAGGCTTATCGTGGGTGCGGGTAATGCATATGGGAATTCTACTTCCATGCCGTACATCAAGCAGTTTTCTATTGGTGGATCCAACAGTATAAGGGCATTTCCCGCAAGATCGCTGGGACCCGGAACCTATAATGTTCGTACCGATCCAAACGTGAGTACAACTTTCATCGATCAGCGTGGTGACATGAAGCTGGAGGGAAATATTGAATACAGGTTCGGTGTTTTTAAAGCACTCAAAGGAGCATTGTTTGTCGATGCGGGTAATATCTGGTTATGGAACAATGATCCTGATGTCACGCGCCCGGATGAGAATGGAGTGCCCATGACCTACAATCCAAGACCCGGTGCGAAGTTTGATAAGAATAAATTCCTCACTGAGATCGCAGTGGGAACAGGGTTTGGATTGAGATACGATTTCAGCTTCTTCGTATTAAGATTTGATCTTGCCTGGCCTTTGAGAAAACCCTTTCTGCCAGAAAACGAGCGATGGGTGATTGATAAAATAGACTTCGGAAGCAGTGATTGGAGAAGTCAAAACCTGATTTTGAACGTAGCAATTGGCTATCCGTTCTAACCGATACTTTATTAAGAGTTAATGAGCCCCAATTGATTTTGAATTTCTCCGAAGGGCGCTAAAGATTTTATCTGCCTTTTCACGGGCATAGAACTTCAGCACCTCTGTTATCAGACCGGCGAGAGCTACTCCCTTAATAAGTGTTACCAATGTGATGCTAAGCATTTGTTCAGTAAGTGTTTTCATGTCGATGAAAGTTATTAGTGAATTTGAGATTAGACTTTACAAATTATCAAAAGGTTAATATTCGTTTGATTATTTATTCTGTTCTTTTGCAAGTTTTTCCTTTTCTTTCTTAGCTTTTTTCTCCTGCTTTCTGAAGTAGCCTCTTGTGAGGAAATTGTGCTTCAGGGCTTCCATGTTTTCATCAAGCTTGAGAGATGCCCTTTCGGAGTTTTTAATGATGTTCTGGAGTTTATGCGCTGAAGCAGTATCCGCCAGCAAAACACCGATGGCATTGTCCTTTTCATTCATTTTGGCTGTTATATTCTCCAGGCTCTTAGACATGGCAGAAGCATTTGTGCTTACTTTTTTAACATTTGCCAGAGTTTGTTTGAAGACAGCAGAAGATGCTGTGTCTGTTAACAATACAGGAAGCAGTCCCTTACCATGTTTCATTTCATAAGCAACACCAGATAATTCTGCTGAAGCCTTCGCTGCATTTTCGCCAGTGGTTTTGAAATTAGTGACCATCTTCCTGATATCCTGAGCAAAGGCCCCATCGTTGAGTAATTCACCAATAACGCCTTCACCCTTGTTTATCTTGGCTGAGATTGCTTTAAGGTCCAGGGTAATGGATCGAGTGTTTTCTCCAACTTCTTTTGCAATGCTTACAAGTTCCTGCGTGTCAGCCGGAGAGACAGCATTAATCGTATCTGCATCATGGATAATAGTAGGAGAGTTTCCTGGCTGGATGACAACGATCTTGTTTCCAATCAAACCATCTGAACCAATGGAAGCAGTGGCATTTTTTCTGATAAATTCGTTTTGCTTTTCTTTAAGTGAAAGACTTACAACAACTTCTCCAACGGTTACAATTCTTACCGTTTTTACGGTTCCGATTTGGACACCGGAAAGCCAGACCTTATCTCCTTCTTTAAGACCTTCAACATTCTTGAAGACGGCAGAAACAGTAAATGTTTTACTGAAGAAATTGCTTGCGCTTCCCACAAAGAAAACGGCAATCAAAAATAAGGCTGCTCCGCCGGCAACAAATGCTCCGAGTTTTACTCGATCTTTTACATCATTCTCTTCCATAATCTTAATATTTAAAAAAGGGTGCCAGGTCCGGGTCTTGTGAATTTTTCAGCTCTTCAAATTTTCCTTCCGCACGATTATGTCCCTTCACCAATGCAATAACCCTGTCGGAGGTTTGTCTGGCGCAACTGATATCGTGCGTGATGATAATGGAAGAGGTCTTATATTTTTCTCTTACGCTGAGAATGAGTTCATTAATCTCGGTAGAGGTAATGGGATCGAGGCCGGCTGTCGGTTCATCGTACAACATGATCTTTGGTTTTAAAATCAGAGTACGTGCAATGCCAATTCTCTTTTTCATTCCACCTGATAACTCAGCGGGTTTTTTATTGATTGAACTTTCCAATCCAACATCTTTTAGCGCAGTCATTACTTGTTCACTCAGTTTCTGTTTGTCGAAAAGATCCAGATTCCTTTTTAATGGAAACTCAAGATTTTCCCGAACTGTCATGGAATCATATAGAGCGCTGTTTTGAAAAGAAAATCCAACCTGCTGACGAAGTTCGTTCAGCTGTTCTGGAGTTAAGGTTGGAACATTATAGCCGAGCACTTCTATTTCGCCTGCGTCTGCGCGGATAAGTCCCACCATGCATTTTATCAAAACGGATTTTCCTGTACCGGACCTTCCAAGGATCACAAGGTTTTCACTTTGATGCAGATCCAGACTGATATCTTTTAGTACTTCCAGATCGCCGAATGACTTTTTTAGATTACGGATGCGGGTGACTATTTTACTTTTATCAACCGCTGTTGTTTCTCCGGCTTGTTTAATATCGTTTGACGACTCTTTCATTACCGGAAGAGATTTATGAATTGAAGCGTAAGCAGATCAATAATAAAAATGAATAGCATGGAAATCACCACTGCAGTGTTGGCTGCCTTTCCAACTCCGGTAGTTCCATTCTCTGAATGATAGCCAGCATAGCTGCTGACAAATCCAATCGCAAAACCAAAGAACAGGGCCTTTACCATGGAAGAGAAAATATCCAGATACATGATATGACTGGTGACCTCATTGAAGTAAAGTCTGAAGCCTGTGTTATTAATGAGATTTACTGTCAGAAAGGACCCCATCAATGCGATCATATCCGCAAAAATGACCAGGATGGGAAGCATCAAGGTTGTTGCAACTACACGACTGACGACCAGATAGGAGAAAGGTCGTGTACCGGAAACTTCCATTGCATCGATTTGCTCAGTCACTTTCATGCTGGCAAGCTCTGCGCCTATGTTTGATCCTAATTTTCCAGCGCAAATAAGTCCTGTGATGAGTGGTCCTAATGATCGTACTACCGCCTGTGAAACCAGGGAAGGCAGCCATGATTCGGCGCCAAAAGATGAAAGGGAAGGTCTTGATTGTCTTGTGAATACGATTCCCGCAAGGAATGCTGTAAAGGCTACAAGAAAGAAGGAGCGGTTACCAACAGCGTAGCATTGCCTCAGGATTTCGCGCCATTCGGACTTTGAGGTAAATATTTGTTTAACGATTTTCTGAAAGAACCTGAAAATGTCTTCACAGCCAAGCAGAAATTTTTTGAATTTCATAGTTATTCGTCAGCGTCAGTATTCAATTAATAAATTCAAAGGTCAACGCCGGGAAAAACTGGCCTGCCTTCAATTATTTATATGAGTACGGATGGTTCTTAGCAAAGAAGTAAGGATTGTGATGCTTATTCATCTTAGGTAAATAGCTTTTTGGCTCATTGTACTTTCTAGGTGCAGCAGCTTCCTCATCCTCAAGACGTGGAAACATAACTTTTGCCAGAAAATAAGCTGATGAGATAAAAATCCCGAAGCCAATCATGAATG includes these proteins:
- a CDS encoding BamA/TamA family outer membrane protein, which encodes MRRSSNISFEQLIRYTLTFCVGIAGLLLLEGCNATKFLKEGESFYAGAEIKIIPQGDVPNQKRIVTNLETFITPEPNAKILGQRTSVWFYYIAGTPKKKGLRYFIKNKLGSPPVLIKDATPVKTATLLEGRLNTDGYFRSTVSSKVETKKKESKVIYTVMLQPPYRLRKIRYLAFDSTSTIGKAIKEQQLLKSKQRYRLERLQAEQQRIEDVVKDHGLFFFDSRYLLFDGDSTVGKKSVDVDLIFKKGMPDKSIRRYRVTEINVYPNYTLDNDTLKTTADTTRVNGYNYIDNQHNFRPEIITNVINLKPDSLYRSVNEEYSLVHLMGLQTFKYVNIKFVESKRDSAALTANIYMTPLLKKSIRVQVQGVSKSNNFVGPGFQFTFTNRNIFKGAELFQFKLHSAYEVQISRQQDTPLNSFEVGGEASLSVPRFITPIHVRYGSQKYLPATQFKVGYTFQERLQYFSLTTFNVGYGYIWRETALKTHELFPVDISFVESGNRSDAFNELLKQNPVLANSFQNQFILGTKYSFTLNTQFTEDVEEKFRLIAKKKSNFYFKGTIDVSGNALHALQRMSDSKEDTFKIIGSPYSQYLKADIDFRYYLETGRRSRIATRLIVGAGNAYGNSTSMPYIKQFSIGGSNSIRAFPARSLGPGTYNVRTDPNVSTTFIDQRGDMKLEGNIEYRFGVFKALKGALFVDAGNIWLWNNDPDVTRPDENGVPMTYNPRPGAKFDKNKFLTEIAVGTGFGLRYDFSFFVLRFDLAWPLRKPFLPENERWVIDKIDFGSSDWRSQNLILNVAIGYPF
- a CDS encoding ABC transporter permease — protein: MKFKKFLLGCEDIFRFFQKIVKQIFTSKSEWREILRQCYAVGNRSFFLVAFTAFLAGIVFTRQSRPSLSSFGAESWLPSLVSQAVVRSLGPLITGLICAGKLGSNIGAELASMKVTEQIDAMEVSGTRPFSYLVVSRVVATTLMLPILVIFADMIALMGSFLTVNLINNTGFRLYFNEVTSHIMYLDIFSSMVKALFFGFAIGFVSSYAGYHSENGTTGVGKAANTAVVISMLFIFIIDLLTLQFINLFR
- a CDS encoding MCE family protein, with amino-acid sequence MEENDVKDRVKLGAFVAGGAALFLIAVFFVGSASNFFSKTFTVSAVFKNVEGLKEGDKVWLSGVQIGTVKTVRIVTVGEVVVSLSLKEKQNEFIRKNATASIGSDGLIGNKIVVIQPGNSPTIIHDADTINAVSPADTQELVSIAKEVGENTRSITLDLKAISAKINKGEGVIGELLNDGAFAQDIRKMVTNFKTTGENAAKASAELSGVAYEMKHGKGLLPVLLTDTASSAVFKQTLANVKKVSTNASAMSKSLENITAKMNEKDNAIGVLLADTASAHKLQNIIKNSERASLKLDENMEALKHNFLTRGYFRKQEKKAKKEKEKLAKEQNK
- a CDS encoding ATP-binding cassette domain-containing protein, encoding MKESSNDIKQAGETTAVDKSKIVTRIRNLKKSFGDLEVLKDISLDLHQSENLVILGRSGTGKSVLIKCMVGLIRADAGEIEVLGYNVPTLTPEQLNELRQQVGFSFQNSALYDSMTVRENLEFPLKRNLDLFDKQKLSEQVMTALKDVGLESSINKKPAELSGGMKKRIGIARTLILKPKIMLYDEPTAGLDPITSTEINELILSVREKYKTSSIIITHDISCARQTSDRVIALVKGHNRAEGKFEELKNSQDPDLAPFFKY